In Streptomyces sclerotialus, the DNA window CGAGGACATGCTGGAGCTGGCCAGCTCCGGTTCCAAGGTGCTGCTGCACCGTTGCGTCGAGTACGCACGCCGTTACAACATCCCGATCCACGTCCGGTCCTCGTTCTCGGGGCTTCGGGGTACGTGGGTCAGCAACGAACCGCAAGGGGACCAGCCGATGGAGCAGGCGATCATCTCGGGCGTCGCGCACGACACCTCCGAGGCGAAGGTCACGGTCGTCGGCGTACCGGACAAGCCGGGCGAGGCCGCGACGATCTTCCGGGCCATCGCGGACGCCGAGATCAACATCGACATGGTCGTGCAGAACGTCTCGGCCGCGTCGACGGGCCTGACCGACATCTCCTTCACGCTGCCGAAGACCGAGGGCCGCAAGGCCATCGCGGCGCTGGAGAAGACCAAGCCGTCGGTCGGCTTCGACTCGCTCCGCTACGACGACCAGATCGCGAAGATCTCGCTGGTCGGCGCCGGCATGAAGACCAACCCCGGCGTCACCGCCGGCTTCTTCGAGGCGCTGTCCAACGCGGGTGTGAACATCGAGCTCATCTCGACCTCCGAGATCCGCATCTCGGTCGTCACCCGCGCCGACGACGTCAACGAGGCCGTGCAGGCCGTCCACAGCGCGTTCGGTCTCGACACCGATTCCGACGAAGCCGTGGTCTATGGCGGCACCGGCCGATGACACCGTCTGATGGGCTGATGCCGGCGGCCGACGGGCTGCCGGCACCGGCCCATGGGGCGCCGCCGGCGGACGGTATCCCGACGGCGGCGGCCCGCGCGGGCCGCGCGGACGACCGTGCGGCCCGTAAGCCGAACCTCGCCGTGGTCGGCGCGACCGGCGCCGTCGGCGGCGTACTGCTCGGCATCCTCTCCGAGCGTGCCGACATCTGGGGTGAGGTACGGCTGATCGCCTCGCCCCGCTCGGCAGGGCGCAAGCTGACCGTACGGGGCGCGGAGACCGAGGTCCTCGCGCTCGCCGAAGAGGTCTTCGACGACATCGACATCGCGCTCTTCGACGTGCCGGACGAGGTCTCGGCGACGTGGGTGCCGGTCGCCGCCGCCAAGGGCGCGGTGGTCGTCGACAACTCCGCCGCCTTCCGGATGGACCCCGACGTCCCGCTGGTCGTGCCGGAGGTCAACGCGCGCGCCGCCCGCGCACGGCCGCGCGGCATCATCGCCAACCCGAACTGCACGACCCTCTCGATGATCGTCGCGCTGGGCGCGCTGCACGCCGAGTACGGGCTGAGCGAGCTGATCGTCTCCTCGTACCAAGCGGTTTCCGGAGCGGGCAAGGCCGGCGTCGACGTCCTGCGCAGCCAGCTCTCCGCGACGTCCGGTACGGAGCTGGGCACGACGCCCGGGGACGTGCGGCGGGCCGTCGGTGACGACCTCGGGCCGTTCCCCGCGCCGGTCGCGCTGAACGTCGTGCCGTGGGCCGGTTCCCTGCGGGAGGACGGCTGGTCCTCCGAGGAGCTGAAGGTCCGCGACGAGTCCCGCAAGATCCTCGGCCTGCCCGAGCTGCGGGTGACCGCGACCTGCGTCCGCGTACCGGTGATCACCACGCACTCGCTGACCGTGCACGCGCGCTTCGAGCGTGAGGTCACGGTGGCCGGGGCGCACGAGATCCTGGCCGCCGCGCCCGGTGTCGTGCTGTGCGACGACCCGGAGGAGGGCGAGTTCCCCACACCGGCCGACGTGGTCGGCACGGACCCGACCTGGGTCGGCCGGGTACGCAGGTCCCTGGACGACCCGCTCGCGCTGGAGCTCTTCGTGTGCGGCGACAACCTCCGCAAGGGCGCGGCGCTGAACACCGCCCAGATCGCCGAGGTGGTCGCGGCGGAGCTGGCGGGCGGCTG includes these proteins:
- a CDS encoding aspartate kinase; translated protein: MGLVVQKYGGSSVADAEGIKRVAKRIVEAKKNGNQVVVVVSAMGDTTDELIDLAGEVSPMPSGREFDMLLTAGERISMALLAMAIKNLGHEAQSFTGSQAGVITDSVHNKARIIDVTPGRIKTSVDEGNIAIVAGFQGVSQDKKDITTLGRGGSDTTAVALAAALDADVCEIYTDVDGVFTADPRVVKKARKIDWISFEDMLELASSGSKVLLHRCVEYARRYNIPIHVRSSFSGLRGTWVSNEPQGDQPMEQAIISGVAHDTSEAKVTVVGVPDKPGEAATIFRAIADAEINIDMVVQNVSAASTGLTDISFTLPKTEGRKAIAALEKTKPSVGFDSLRYDDQIAKISLVGAGMKTNPGVTAGFFEALSNAGVNIELISTSEIRISVVTRADDVNEAVQAVHSAFGLDTDSDEAVVYGGTGR
- a CDS encoding aspartate-semialdehyde dehydrogenase produces the protein MPAADGLPAPAHGAPPADGIPTAAARAGRADDRAARKPNLAVVGATGAVGGVLLGILSERADIWGEVRLIASPRSAGRKLTVRGAETEVLALAEEVFDDIDIALFDVPDEVSATWVPVAAAKGAVVVDNSAAFRMDPDVPLVVPEVNARAARARPRGIIANPNCTTLSMIVALGALHAEYGLSELIVSSYQAVSGAGKAGVDVLRSQLSATSGTELGTTPGDVRRAVGDDLGPFPAPVALNVVPWAGSLREDGWSSEELKVRDESRKILGLPELRVTATCVRVPVITTHSLTVHARFEREVTVAGAHEILAAAPGVVLCDDPEEGEFPTPADVVGTDPTWVGRVRRSLDDPLALELFVCGDNLRKGAALNTAQIAEVVAAELAGG